The following is a genomic window from Candidatus Zixiibacteriota bacterium.
ATCGACAATCAGGTGGGCAACTTCAACGGCGAGGTCGTTGGGACGGTTCCACAACTCGGCGTAGGCCAGCGGCTTCCCGCTGCGGAAAAGAAGATACGAGCTTACATCCTTGCGCTGCCAGCTATCGACAATGTCCTGAGGGGGCGGGAATTCTTTCCCCCGGCAAACATCACGAAAAACCTCGGCCGAGTCGATCCAACCCCGAACGGTGGCCGAATACTCTTTGGTGTATGGAACGATGTCCGCTTTGGAGTGCGAC
Proteins encoded in this region:
- a CDS encoding GNAT family N-acetyltransferase translates to MRLSGQSHSKADIVPYTKEYSATVRGWIDSAEVFRDVCRGKEFPPPQDIVDSWQRKDVSSYLLFRSGKPLAYAELWNRPNDLAVEVAHLIVDPVRRSEGFGTRLVELLYEQGAARMDVAKVMINMYNENAAALSCFLKAGFELTGVTSYTQGLRLIRFVR